In Mycobacterium sp. Aquia_213, the sequence CGGCAGCACGAACAGCCCGATCGCCACCGCCTGGACAAAAGTCTTGAGTTTGCCACCCCAGCTGGCCGGTATGACGCCGCGGCGAATGACGGCCAGCCGCAACACCGTCACACCGATCTCGCGGATCAGGATCAAAATGGTCACCCACCAGGGCAGGTCGCCGAGCATCGACAGTCCCACCAGCGCGGATCCGATCAGCATCTTGTCGGCGATCGGATCGACGAATGCGCCGAATTCGGTCGCCATGCCGTAGTTGCGGGCCAGCAGGCCGTCCAGCCGGTCGGTGATGCACGCCACCGCGAACACGACGAAAGCCACGATCCGCGCCACGGTTTCGTGGCCGCCCCCGGCGAACAATGCGAGCAGGAAGATCGGAACCAGCACCAACCGCAAAAGCGTGAGGACATTGGCCAGGTTGGCGATGCTGACGCGTCGCGCCACCGGTCCTGTCTGCGGCTGCCCCGACACGGCAACAGAATAGCTGTTGACCAGCGCACCCGCGCCAGATGTCAATACTGTTACCCGTGACCGAACGTTCTCGGGATAGCCAGCAGGTCGTCGTCCGGCGCGCGCGAACATCTGACATACCCACGATCAAGCACCTCGTCGACACCTATGCGGGCAAGATCCTGCTGGAAAAGGCCCTGGTGACGCTGTACGAGGCCGTCCAGGAGTTCTGGGTGGCCGAGCTGGACGCCCGCGTGGTCGGCTGCGGCGCGTTGCACGTGTTCTGGTCGGATCTCGGCGAGATCCGCACCGTCGCGGTCGACCCCGCGGCGACGGGCCACGGTGTCGGCCACGCGATCGTCACACGGCTCCTCGACGTCGCGCGCGAGCTGCAGCTGGAACGGATCTTCGTGCTGACCTTCGAAACCGAGTTCTTCGGCAGGCACGGATTCACCGAGATCGAGGGCACGCCGGTCACCGCCGAGGTGTTCGAGGAGATGTGCCGCTCCTACGACATCGGTGTGGCCGAGTTCCTGGACCTCAGCTACGTCAAGCCGAACATCCTGGGCAACACCCGGATGCTGCTGCTGCTCTAAGCGCTACCCGCCGTCGTCATCGGATCCGTCGGCGTTGGCGCCGCCGCGGATCAGCGCCAGCGTTCCGGCCAGCTCGTCGGGTTTGACCAGCACCTCGCGCGCCTTGGAGCCCTCGCTGGGCCCGACGATGCCGCGGGTCTCCATCAGGTCCATCAGCCGGCCGGCTTTGGCGAAGCCGACCCGCAGTTTGCGCTGCAGCATCGAGGTGGAGCCGAACTGGCTGGACACCACCAGCTCGACGGCCTGCAGGAAGACGTCCATGTCGTCGCCGATGTCCGGGTCGACGTCGGTGCGCTCGGCGGTGGGCTTGGCGGTGGTGACGCCTTCGGTGTATTCGGGTTCGGCCTGGTCCTTGCAGGCGGTGACGACGGCGTGGATCTCCTCGTCGGTGATGTAGGCGCCCTGCAGCCGGACGGTCTTGTTGGCACCCATCGGCAGGAACAGGGCGTCGCCCATCCCGATCAGCTTCTCCGCGCCCTGCTGGTCCAGGATCACCCGGCTGTCGGTCAGCGACGACGTCGCGAACGCCAGCCGCGACGGCACGTTGGTCTTGATCAGCCCGGTGACGACGTCGACCGACGGCCGCTGGGTGGCCAGCACCAGGTGGATGCCGGCGGCGCGGGCCTTCTGGGTGATCCGCACGATCGCGTCCTCGACGTCGCGCGGCGCGGTCATCATCAGGTCGGCCAGCTCGTCGACGATCGCGACCACATACGGGTACGGCCGGTATTCGCGCTGGCTGCCCAGCGGCGCGGTGATGGCGCCGGATCGCACCTTGGCGTTGAAGTCGTCGATGTGAC encodes:
- the pgsA gene encoding CDP-diacylglycerol--glycerol-3-phosphate 3-phosphatidyltransferase: MSGQPQTGPVARRVSIANLANVLTLLRLVLVPIFLLALFAGGGHETVARIVAFVVFAVACITDRLDGLLARNYGMATEFGAFVDPIADKMLIGSALVGLSMLGDLPWWVTILILIREIGVTVLRLAVIRRGVIPASWGGKLKTFVQAVAIGLFVLPLSGPFLVAASVVMAAAIVLTVVTGIDYVASTVKEVRRTGT
- a CDS encoding amino-acid N-acetyltransferase, translating into MTERSRDSQQVVVRRARTSDIPTIKHLVDTYAGKILLEKALVTLYEAVQEFWVAELDARVVGCGALHVFWSDLGEIRTVAVDPAATGHGVGHAIVTRLLDVARELQLERIFVLTFETEFFGRHGFTEIEGTPVTAEVFEEMCRSYDIGVAEFLDLSYVKPNILGNTRMLLLL